The Urbifossiella limnaea genome has a window encoding:
- a CDS encoding Tad domain-containing protein, producing MRATRRTTRRRGTVLPMIGICLIAIFSFVALAVDLGMLAVARTQCQNAADVAALVGCRTLDNKQPENPSYDNNRPAAVQAAKDAANGSPLMSTSLSKATTPAPVTSIRVGTYEYNTTTQTFEVSYPTTPPAGRSWTAVEVSVSLDQPTYFARLWGVNSMPGGARAVAVYRPRDVAFVLDMTGSMAFSSTFNYSGKHLNADPLAPAFGHYVSVQSSLIAAANETNASGEAISRNNYTMTTPGGPPIVRDYYFNPANAGDPSEETTLPADRSLLKPAFHAWSPAETAGNPSSYVSQTYDFSGYNAFSARDAANPTGPTPAPDNFKSMTDSGAITYVGDRWRRADGSINKTNTSWATGAATTRAAGTALELLGYTVSSGTVRTSGGTNIIAEARFRDPVWEAYGYDLDIVKYRADRGTGNPLLPKVAGGTYDATTTLVPTADRYQGYSMGPGYWGKTFFIWPPDPRAPVGNPGDAGYQAGDWRRRYFAKMGTVTAAVASGNTTVNYGAVGTFDPQTDANPYNGSGSGSYESINEVLFNTGSGMTLKAATGNQSIPITSGGSGNTTQTVDSYRIDYAQILRWIKSGPQALPPNLRAGRVLYYSSIPNDVDTATGTTQQKLDKRFWKEYIDYVLGYRYTSSTNLAGNADSWSSAARSMTTGDLTAWTGPTGTWASQRPYMRYNDSPNRPRMHFWFGPLSMMDFIGNAGGTSGGNWNPGTCREAQCWQLKAGMNSVLDDIRNNHPNDAVGMTMFSYSSAGAYKLPRVPTGQNFTALKNALFFPRTLLTQINAGDATAEMRPYTQSYTSVGIDVVPNSNGSTDPNTGLMVAYNLLSSSSSLPAEYGTIRGRRGASKIVIFETDGVPNSYSSGTLNTAGYNSYYSNLANGGSPGNGTEPSMSSAVNVVKQIVKPLATTASGDSGHSLSNAPARVYPIGFGDLFDTTLAPSATFRTTAHQFLSNVGVAGGTLPSGTTTLPSYLVITGTYQNRIDTLKSCMERIFQSGVSVALIE from the coding sequence ATGCGTGCCACCCGCCGAACGACCCGCCGCCGGGGCACCGTCCTGCCGATGATCGGCATCTGCCTGATCGCCATCTTCTCCTTCGTCGCCCTGGCGGTGGATCTGGGGATGCTGGCCGTCGCCCGGACTCAGTGCCAGAACGCCGCCGACGTGGCGGCACTGGTGGGCTGCCGGACGCTCGACAACAAGCAGCCGGAAAACCCGAGCTACGACAACAACCGCCCGGCCGCAGTTCAGGCGGCGAAGGACGCTGCCAACGGCAGCCCGCTCATGTCGACGTCGTTGTCGAAGGCCACGACACCGGCCCCGGTGACGTCCATTCGGGTCGGGACGTACGAGTACAACACGACGACGCAGACGTTCGAGGTGTCGTACCCGACGACGCCGCCGGCTGGTCGATCGTGGACGGCCGTCGAGGTGTCGGTGTCGCTGGATCAGCCGACGTACTTCGCCCGGCTGTGGGGCGTGAACAGCATGCCGGGCGGGGCGCGGGCGGTGGCCGTGTACCGGCCGCGGGACGTGGCGTTCGTGCTCGACATGACCGGGTCGATGGCGTTCAGCAGCACGTTCAACTACAGCGGGAAGCACCTGAACGCGGACCCGCTGGCCCCGGCCTTCGGGCACTACGTCAGCGTCCAGAGCTCGCTGATCGCGGCGGCCAACGAGACGAACGCCAGCGGCGAGGCGATCTCGCGGAACAACTACACCATGACGACGCCGGGCGGCCCGCCGATCGTCCGGGACTACTACTTCAACCCGGCGAACGCGGGCGACCCGAGCGAGGAGACGACGCTGCCGGCGGACCGGTCGCTGCTGAAGCCGGCGTTCCATGCGTGGAGTCCGGCGGAGACGGCCGGCAACCCGTCCTCCTACGTCAGCCAGACCTACGACTTCAGCGGGTACAACGCCTTCAGTGCCCGCGACGCCGCCAACCCGACGGGCCCGACGCCGGCGCCCGACAACTTCAAGTCGATGACCGACTCGGGGGCGATCACGTACGTGGGCGACCGGTGGCGGCGGGCCGACGGGTCGATCAACAAGACGAACACGAGTTGGGCGACCGGCGCGGCGACCACCCGGGCGGCGGGTACGGCGCTCGAGTTGCTGGGCTACACCGTCAGCTCTGGCACGGTCCGGACCTCCGGCGGTACGAACATCATCGCCGAGGCACGGTTCCGCGACCCGGTGTGGGAGGCGTACGGTTACGACCTGGACATCGTGAAGTACCGGGCGGACCGAGGGACGGGCAACCCGCTGCTGCCCAAAGTCGCGGGCGGGACGTACGACGCGACGACGACGCTGGTGCCGACGGCCGACCGGTACCAAGGCTACTCGATGGGGCCGGGGTATTGGGGCAAGACGTTCTTCATCTGGCCGCCCGACCCGCGGGCACCGGTGGGTAACCCCGGCGACGCCGGCTACCAGGCGGGCGACTGGCGCCGCCGGTACTTTGCCAAGATGGGCACAGTGACGGCCGCCGTGGCCAGCGGTAACACCACGGTCAACTACGGGGCGGTCGGCACGTTCGACCCGCAGACTGACGCCAACCCCTACAACGGGAGCGGGTCGGGCAGCTACGAGAGTATTAACGAGGTGCTCTTCAACACCGGCAGCGGGATGACGCTGAAGGCCGCGACCGGCAACCAGTCGATCCCCATCACCTCGGGTGGAAGTGGCAACACAACGCAGACGGTAGACAGCTACCGGATCGATTACGCCCAAATCCTGCGGTGGATCAAGAGCGGCCCGCAGGCGCTGCCGCCGAACCTCCGGGCCGGGCGGGTGCTGTACTACTCGTCCATCCCCAACGACGTGGACACGGCCACGGGCACGACCCAGCAGAAGCTCGATAAGCGGTTCTGGAAGGAGTACATCGACTACGTGCTGGGGTACCGGTACACGTCGAGTACGAACCTGGCCGGGAACGCCGACAGTTGGTCGAGCGCCGCCCGCTCGATGACCACCGGCGACCTGACGGCGTGGACCGGGCCGACCGGCACCTGGGCGAGCCAGCGGCCGTACATGCGCTACAACGACAGCCCGAACCGGCCGCGGATGCACTTCTGGTTCGGCCCGCTGAGCATGATGGACTTCATCGGCAACGCGGGCGGCACGAGCGGCGGCAACTGGAACCCCGGCACCTGCCGCGAGGCCCAGTGCTGGCAGCTCAAGGCGGGTATGAACTCGGTGCTGGACGACATCCGCAACAACCACCCGAACGACGCCGTGGGCATGACCATGTTCTCGTACAGTTCCGCAGGGGCGTACAAGTTGCCGCGGGTGCCGACGGGCCAGAACTTCACCGCGCTGAAGAACGCCCTGTTCTTCCCACGGACGCTCCTCACGCAGATCAACGCCGGCGACGCCACCGCGGAGATGCGGCCGTACACCCAATCCTACACGTCCGTGGGGATCGACGTGGTCCCGAACTCGAACGGCAGCACCGACCCGAACACGGGGCTGATGGTGGCGTACAACCTGCTCAGCTCCTCGTCCTCCCTGCCGGCCGAGTACGGCACGATCCGCGGCCGGCGCGGGGCGAGCAAGATCGTGATCTTCGAGACGGACGGCGTGCCGAACTCGTACAGCAGTGGGACGCTCAACACCGCGGGGTACAACTCCTACTACTCGAACTTGGCCAACGGCGGGAGCCCTGGCAACGGCACCGAACCGTCGATGAGTTCGGCGGTCAACGTCGTGAAGCAGATCGTCAAGCCGCTGGCCACAACTGCGAGCGGGGACAGCGGGCACAGCCTCAGCAACGCCCCGGCCCGGGTCTATCCGATCGGCTTCGGGGACCTGTTCGACACGACTCTGGCCCCGAGTGCGACGTTCCGCACGACGGCCCACCAGTTCCTTTCGAACGTCGGCGTCGCGGGTGGCACCCTGCCGAGCGGCACGACCACCCTGCCGAGCTACCTGGTCATTACCGGCACCTACCAGAACCGGATCGATACTCTGAAGTCCTGCATGGAACGCATCTTCCAGAGCGGCGTGTCGGTGGCACTGATCGAGTAG